In a single window of the Thiohalophilus sp. genome:
- a CDS encoding succinate dehydrogenase assembly factor 2: MNALTDSKQEQSRIYWQCRRGMLELDLMLQPFVENHFFRLTQQQRLALATLLTYPDQQLLDYLLGHGVPHDKDVADVAEQIRNTAGT, from the coding sequence ATGAATGCACTGACGGACAGCAAACAGGAGCAATCCCGTATTTACTGGCAATGCCGGCGCGGTATGCTGGAACTGGATCTGATGCTGCAACCGTTTGTGGAAAATCACTTCTTCCGTTTGACCCAACAACAGCGACTCGCCCTGGCAACACTGCTGACGTACCCTGATCAACAATTACTGGACTATTTGCTGGGACACGGTGTCCCGCACGACAAGGATGTGGCCGATGTGGCAGAACAAATTCGAAACACGGCTGGAACTTGA
- a CDS encoding succinate dehydrogenase iron-sulfur subunit produces MRFQIYRYDPESGQDPWIQEFELEARPGMMLRDALLKLKEQDETLVFRHSCGEGVCGSDALNINGTNALGCLTPLAELKEPVVVRPVPGMPVIRDLVVDMDQFFSHYRAVKPYLIVDDPEPEVEYRQTPEEREKLDGLYECILCGCCTTQCPSFWWNPDKFRGPAALLQAYRFLADSRDQARTQRLEELEGPFRLFRCHTIMNCTSVCPKGLNPTEAINNIKKMMVKDMF; encoded by the coding sequence ATGCGATTTCAAATCTATCGATACGATCCCGAAAGCGGCCAGGATCCCTGGATCCAGGAGTTCGAACTGGAGGCGCGTCCGGGGATGATGCTGCGGGATGCCCTGCTCAAGCTTAAAGAGCAGGACGAGACACTGGTGTTTCGTCACTCCTGCGGGGAAGGGGTGTGCGGCTCCGATGCGCTCAATATTAACGGGACCAATGCGCTGGGTTGTCTGACGCCGCTGGCGGAGCTGAAGGAGCCGGTGGTGGTGCGGCCGGTGCCGGGCATGCCGGTGATCCGGGACCTGGTGGTGGACATGGATCAGTTCTTTTCCCATTACCGGGCGGTCAAGCCGTATCTTATCGTCGACGATCCCGAGCCGGAGGTGGAATACCGGCAGACGCCCGAGGAGCGGGAAAAGCTCGACGGCCTGTATGAATGCATTCTCTGTGGCTGCTGCACGACCCAATGCCCCTCGTTCTGGTGGAACCCGGACAAGTTCCGGGGCCCGGCGGCGTTGTTACAAGCTTATCGCTTTTTGGCCGACAGTCGGGATCAGGCCCGGACGCAACGGCTCGAGGAACTGGAAGGCCCCTTCCGGCTGTTTCGTTGTCATACCATAATGAACTGTACCAGTGTCTGCCCAAAGGGACTCAATCCTACCGAAGCGATTAACAACATCAAGAAGATGATGGTCAAGGATATGTTCTGA
- the sdhA gene encoding succinate dehydrogenase flavoprotein subunit: protein MTIAKRQFDTLVIGAGGGGLRAALQLSQAEASVAVVSKVFPTRSHTVAAQGGMNAALANVLPDSWHWHMYDTVKGSDYLGDQDAIEYMCRSASNLVVELEHAGVPFSRLDNGKIYQRPFGGQSQNFGGDQAARTCAAADRTGHAILHTLYQQNIRAKTHFFDEYFAIDLIKDDEGFILGALVLEIETGEPLLIEAKTTLLATGGAGQLFRTNTNAHINTGDGLAMALRAGIPVQDMEFFQFHPTGIAGRGMLITEGARGEGGYLINKDGERFMERYAPHARDLASRDVVSRAISTEVREGRGCGADGEHVLLKLDHLGREVLYKRLPGICDTVKTFLHIDPAEEAIPVFPTAHYTMGGIPTDRHGRVIVPVAQGQESIPGLYAVGECACVSVHGANRLGGNSLLDIVVFGRAAGNDIIDYLNDNRYHRPLDNDSVKQAMAHLRRWEQKGEGESVPALKKELQTTMENYCGVFRSEEVLQQGLDKVLQLEQRLQDVRLKDHSKIFNTARIEALELENLMDIAIATVASALGRQESRGAHSRVDHPDRDDQRWLKHSLYYKEQHRLDYKPVTLKPLTVDSFPPKERVY, encoded by the coding sequence ATGACAATTGCAAAACGACAATTCGATACCCTGGTGATCGGCGCCGGTGGTGGTGGCTTGCGTGCGGCGCTGCAACTGTCCCAGGCCGAAGCCAGTGTGGCCGTGGTCTCGAAAGTTTTTCCCACCCGTTCGCACACGGTGGCGGCCCAGGGCGGCATGAATGCGGCACTGGCCAATGTGTTGCCCGACAGCTGGCACTGGCACATGTACGACACGGTCAAGGGCAGCGATTATCTCGGCGATCAGGATGCTATCGAATATATGTGCCGCTCGGCCTCGAATCTGGTGGTAGAGCTGGAACATGCCGGCGTGCCTTTCAGCCGGCTGGATAACGGCAAGATCTACCAGCGCCCATTTGGCGGCCAGAGTCAGAACTTCGGTGGCGATCAGGCCGCGCGCACCTGCGCGGCGGCGGATCGCACCGGTCATGCCATTTTGCATACCCTCTATCAGCAGAACATTCGCGCCAAGACCCATTTTTTCGACGAGTACTTCGCCATTGATCTGATCAAGGATGATGAAGGCTTTATTCTCGGCGCCCTGGTGCTGGAGATCGAAACCGGTGAGCCCCTGCTGATCGAGGCCAAGACCACCCTGCTGGCCACCGGCGGGGCGGGGCAGTTGTTTCGCACCAACACCAACGCGCATATCAATACCGGCGATGGACTGGCGATGGCGTTGCGGGCCGGAATACCGGTCCAGGATATGGAGTTCTTCCAGTTCCATCCGACCGGCATTGCCGGGCGCGGGATGTTGATCACTGAAGGGGCCCGGGGTGAGGGAGGCTACCTGATTAATAAGGACGGCGAGCGATTCATGGAGCGCTATGCCCCCCATGCCCGCGATCTGGCCAGCCGTGATGTGGTCAGCCGGGCGATTTCCACCGAAGTGCGTGAAGGGCGCGGCTGCGGTGCCGATGGGGAACATGTGCTGCTGAAACTGGATCATCTGGGCCGCGAGGTGCTGTACAAGCGTCTGCCGGGGATCTGCGACACGGTGAAAACCTTCCTGCACATCGATCCGGCCGAGGAGGCGATTCCGGTGTTTCCCACGGCGCATTACACGATGGGCGGGATCCCCACCGATCGCCATGGCCGGGTGATCGTGCCGGTGGCACAGGGTCAGGAGTCGATCCCGGGGCTGTATGCAGTGGGCGAATGCGCCTGTGTGTCGGTCCATGGCGCCAACCGCCTCGGTGGCAACTCGCTGCTGGATATCGTGGTGTTCGGTCGGGCTGCCGGCAATGACATCATCGACTACCTGAACGATAATCGCTATCACCGGCCACTGGACAACGACAGTGTCAAGCAGGCCATGGCGCACCTGCGGCGTTGGGAACAAAAAGGCGAGGGGGAGTCGGTTCCGGCTTTGAAAAAGGAATTGCAAACCACCATGGAGAACTACTGCGGGGTATTTCGCAGCGAAGAGGTTTTGCAACAGGGACTCGACAAGGTATTGCAGCTGGAACAGCGACTGCAGGATGTGCGTCTCAAGGATCACAGCAAAATCTTCAATACCGCGCGGATTGAAGCCCTGGAGCTGGAAAACCTGATGGATATTGCGATTGCCACCGTGGCCTCGGCGCTGGGACGCCAGGAGAGTCGCGGCGCGCATTCGCGGGTCGATCATCCCGACCGGGACGATCAGCGCTGGCTGAAACATTCGCTATACTATAAGGAACAACATCGCCTGGATTACAAGCCGGTGACGTTGAAACCGTTGACAGTTGACTCGTTTCCGCCGAAGGAGCGGGTCTATTAA
- the sdhD gene encoding succinate dehydrogenase, hydrophobic membrane anchor protein, whose product MSLHGQGLRAWLWQRLTSVYMTLFIAAALITYAVNAPLDYASWRALLAHPAINVATTIFILALLFHAGVGVRDILVDYVHSLAWRFTLLVCLLVILLALGIWSMWILISVVAL is encoded by the coding sequence GTGAGTCTCCACGGACAGGGCTTGCGGGCCTGGCTATGGCAGCGGCTGACCTCCGTGTATATGACACTGTTTATTGCCGCGGCTCTGATCACCTACGCCGTCAACGCGCCGCTGGATTATGCCAGCTGGCGCGCATTACTGGCGCACCCGGCAATCAATGTGGCGACCACCATCTTTATTCTGGCGTTGTTGTTTCATGCCGGGGTTGGGGTGCGGGATATTCTGGTGGACTATGTTCACTCGCTGGCCTGGCGCTTTACGCTTCTGGTCTGTTTGCTGGTGATTTTGTTGGCACTGGGTATCTGGTCGATGTGGATTCTGATTTCGGTAGTCGCGTTATGA
- the sdhC gene encoding succinate dehydrogenase, cytochrome b556 subunit, whose product MTTKNVRPKFLNLFRIHLPVMGVVSFAHRVSGAVLVLSLPFVVFLFSLSLHSEQGFERVSEILQCGWIRLLSLLVLWALFSHLFSGVRFLLLDLDIGMRLAPARASAWLVLALAALVLAALLLGVLL is encoded by the coding sequence ATGACAACAAAAAACGTACGGCCAAAATTTCTTAACCTGTTCAGGATTCATCTGCCCGTGATGGGGGTCGTGTCGTTTGCGCACCGCGTCAGTGGCGCCGTGCTGGTGTTGTCGCTGCCGTTTGTGGTCTTTCTGTTCTCTTTGTCCCTGCACAGCGAACAGGGTTTTGAACGGGTCAGTGAGATTCTGCAATGCGGCTGGATCCGCCTGCTGTCTTTGCTCGTTCTCTGGGCGTTGTTTTCCCATCTATTCTCCGGGGTTCGCTTTTTATTGCTGGATCTGGATATCGGCATGCGCCTTGCGCCCGCGCGCGCCAGTGCCTGGCTGGTGCTGGCACTGGCCGCACTGGTGTTGGCCGCACTGCTGCTGGGAGTGTTGCTGTGA
- a CDS encoding folate-binding protein YgfZ — translation MNSEWQTFLAQQQASIADDQVSDFGAPQDELSAADSATVIADLSHQGIISATGSDTESFLQGQFTNDVQQVTPEQSQLTAYCSPKGRMLASMRLFRRGDHYCLTLPRPLLEPTLKRLRMFVLRSNVTLEDASDALARFGIAGPDAETLLGAHLPGLPAAVDEVVQHQALTVIRIPGTQARFEIHGPAEQLIELWQALHNGGAIPVGYPAWSWLDIIAGVPSLDTDTTDAFVPQMANLHSLGGISFKKGCYTGQEVVARMHYLGTLKRRMYRAHVNLDTPPAPGEPLYSADSESSAGKVVLAQPAPNGGVDLLAVLQISSAEAGPIHLGQPNGPQLEFQELPYSVALETG, via the coding sequence ATGAACAGTGAATGGCAAACATTTCTGGCGCAACAACAGGCCAGCATCGCAGACGATCAGGTCAGTGACTTTGGTGCGCCGCAGGATGAGCTGAGCGCGGCCGACTCGGCCACGGTGATCGCCGATCTCTCCCATCAGGGGATAATTAGCGCCACCGGCAGCGACACCGAGAGCTTCCTGCAGGGACAGTTCACCAACGATGTCCAGCAGGTCACGCCCGAACAGAGCCAGCTGACCGCCTATTGCAGCCCCAAGGGGCGTATGCTCGCCAGCATGCGTCTGTTTCGCCGTGGCGATCACTATTGCCTGACCCTGCCCCGCCCGCTTCTCGAGCCGACGCTCAAACGGCTGCGCATGTTCGTGCTGCGCAGCAACGTGACCCTGGAGGACGCCAGTGATGCGCTGGCCCGTTTCGGTATCGCCGGTCCCGACGCCGAAACGCTGCTCGGCGCCCACCTGCCCGGGCTGCCGGCAGCGGTCGATGAAGTTGTGCAACATCAGGCGTTGACCGTGATCCGTATCCCCGGCACGCAGGCCCGGTTCGAGATTCACGGCCCGGCCGAACAATTAATAGAGCTGTGGCAGGCGCTCCACAATGGCGGCGCGATCCCGGTCGGCTATCCGGCCTGGAGCTGGCTGGATATCATCGCCGGCGTCCCCAGTCTGGACACCGACACCACCGACGCCTTCGTCCCGCAAATGGCCAACCTGCACAGCCTCGGCGGCATCAGCTTCAAAAAGGGCTGCTACACCGGCCAGGAAGTGGTCGCGCGCATGCACTACCTGGGCACCCTCAAGCGCCGCATGTACCGCGCCCACGTCAACCTCGACACCCCGCCCGCCCCCGGCGAACCCCTCTACAGCGCCGACAGCGAGAGCAGCGCCGGTAAAGTGGTCCTTGCCCAGCCCGCACCCAACGGCGGCGTCGATCTGCTCGCCGTGCTGCAAATCAGCAGCGCCGAGGCCGGCCCGATCCACCTGGGCCAGCCCAACGGCCCGCAACTGGAATTTCAGGAACTGCCCTACAGCGTGGCGCTGGAGACCGGCTAG